The genomic interval GGAACGCATTGCGTTCCCGCCCATTTTCGCGTACAATAGACAAAACGAAAGCGAGGTGAGCGCGCATGGAAACGCGCGTGGCGCTGATCGGCATCATCGTGGAAAACAGCGAGAGCACAGCGCAGCTCAACGCCCTGCTGCACGACGCGGGGCAGTACATCATCGGCCGCATGGGCCTGCCCTACCGCGCTAAGGGCGTCAGCATCATCAGCGTCGTGCTCGACGCGCCGCAGGACGTGATCTCCGCGCTCGCGGGGCGCATCGGCCGCCTGCCGGGCGTGAGCGCCAAGACCGCCTATTCCAAACCGTTCCCGCCCGCCGGGGACTGACCGCACCGATCGGAGGGACCACCCATGCACATTCCCAAGGGCGCGAGCCAGACGTGCGCGCTGCTGACCTTTGACGACGCGCTGCACTATACCCGGCACGACGACTATGACGCCGCGCGCTGGCTGTACGTGCCGCCGTACTACACCGAATACCGTTACATCCTCGGCACGCGGGGCGAAAACCCGCTCATCTGCATCGGCATCAACCCGTCGACCGCGCAGCCGGGCGATCTCGACAACACGCTCAAGAGCGTCGAGCGCATCGCCCTCGGCAACGGGTATGACAGCTTCACGATGTTCAACGTTTACCCCCAGCGTGCGACCGACCCGAACGCCATGGACACGACCTTCAACCGCGCGCTGCACGAGCAGAACATGGCAGCCTTCCGCTACGTGCTCGGGCAGTACGCGCCCGGCAACCGGCCGGCTGTGTGGGCCGCGTGGGGCACGCTGATCGAAAAGCGGCCGTACCTGTTCGACGCGCTCGAGGAAATGCTCGCCATCGGCGAGGAGTTTCATGCGCAGTGGCTGACGTTCGGCCCCCGGTCGAAGGCCGGACACCCGCACCACCCGCTCTATCTCCGGCGCGACAGCGTGCCGGAGCCGTTTGACGTGCGCGCCTACTGCGCGGTGCAGCGCGCGCGCCTGAAATGACGCAGCATAAGCAGCATAAGCAGATAACAGGAACGCCCCCGGCGTGACCAGCAGGTCACGCCGGGGGCGGTTTCACGGTTCGGCAAACTGGAATTTATCGTCTTGTTCCATTCTTATCAAAATTCTTTTTTAATGCTATTTCTGTTGGGAGAATAGACCCAATTAAAGGAACAAGTTGAACACCACAGATAATTCCTCCTATACTCCCAACACAATCTTCATTTTTTCCAATCACTAAAATCATGAATATTACTGTTATCGGCAACATAACCATTCCGCAGACATACCAGACTTTACCACAATATTTATGAGCAAATTCCCATGTGTCTTTGTTCTTCATAGACATCGAAGTCCGATATCCAAATACTGAATTTATTTCCTTTGGAGCCTTTTTCATAAAATATCTTCCAAAACCAATCATCGTAAATGGAAGAAGCAAATCCATAATTAACATAAAAATCCAAAACCCCATTGTAAACCTCCTTTACTACAACTTCCGATTTTGCGCGCTCCCGGCGGGTCGTCAAGCCGGAGTCCCTAATCCCGCCGCCATATCATTTCGCAGTCCGGTTTGCCGCGCTGAAGGGGCAGCGCTTTCCGATGCACTGATTGTTCTGCGCGGCGTAACGGCACACGACCTCCGGCTTTTGCAGTGCGATGCCGAAATGCTCCTTCACAAAATCGATCGCCGTGAGAATGGACAGAAAAGAGTCTCGCTTGCAGCAGCGCGGGCCGCCGATCTCACCGATCTGCCCGAGCGCGGCCGCCGTCATTTTGTGCGACAGCGCAAACGGCTCGTCGGTCAGCGGTGTTGACCCGGAGATGATCGAGACGAACATCCCCGTGCTGATCCCCGCGCCGCACGCGCCCCAGAAGCCGCACGCGCCGCCGGGCACGCTTTTGCCGCGGCGCAGCATCTCCATGAGCGCGTCGGAAAGGTCAATGTCTCCGCCGGCGTTGTGATACGCCGTCAGCAGCGCCGCTCCGACCATCACATGGTGCTCCGGCCCGTGCATATGGCAGCTCGGCAGCGCCATCATCCGCTCGACAATGGCGATCGGATCGCACGCGGTCTCCCGCAGGCACAGCTCCACGATGCTGTCAAGCCCCTGCATATGGCAGTCGCTGCACACGTAGTGCCCGTTTACGCAGCGCGTCTTGGCGAGCTCCTTTTTGCGGCAGATCTCGCACTGCATCTGCACATCCGTCTCCAGATATTCCAGCGGCGCGCCGCAGATCAGGCATTCCTCTTTCATTCGCGTTTCTCCTTTCCGGTTTTGGGGTGTGTGTGCGCATAGCGCGTCTCCCACAGGATCAGCCCGCGGGCAGGCGCCGTGGCGCCAGCGGCGCTGCGGTCGTGCGCGGCGAGAATGTCCGGCATCGTGTCCGCGTCCCGCTGCCCGAGCCCGACCTCCAGCAGCGTGCCGGTGAGGATGCGCACCATGTGGTACAAAAAGCCATCGCCCGAGAACGTCAGGCGCACTTCCTCGCCCCGCCGCTCGACGGTGATGGTATCGACCGTGCGCACGGCAGATTTTTTCATGCGCCGGTTGGCGCAGAACGACGTGTAGTCGTGCCGGCCGCACAGCGGAGCGGCCGCGCGCTGCATGGCCGCCGTGTCGAGCGGCTGCGGCAGGGTGCAGACATAGCGCCGCTCGAACACATTCGGCGTCTCGCTGTTCCAGACGCGGTAGACATACGTCTTGCCGCGGCAGGACAATCGCGCGTGAAAGCGCGGCGCGGTTTCCTCGAGCGTGAGCACGCCGATGTCCCCCGGCAGGCGCGCACGCAGCTGCCGCAGCAGCTCTGGCGCGGGCAGGTCGGTCTTCGCGCGGAACGACGCCGTCTGCATCCGGGCGTGCACGCCCGCGTCCGTGCGGCCGGAGCCCGCGACCTCGACCGGCTGCGCCAGCAGGTCGCTGAGTGCGGCCTCGAGCCGCCCCTGAATGGTGTCCGGCGTGTTGCCCTGCCGCTGCCAGCCGTTGTAGCGCGTGCCGTCATAGCTGAGCGTCATGCGAAAATTCGGCATGGCGCACCTCCTTTGGATGAAAGATGAAAACACGGCCCCGCAGGTTGCTTGCGGGGCCGTGCGTGTATGTTCTGCGGAAATTACGCCTTCGGCGCTTTCTTGCCGGCCTTGCCGAAGTGCAGCTCCTTGAGGCCCTCGACCTCGTCGCACACGGGCTTGAAGCTGCAGCTCGCGCAGTCGAGATCCTCGGGCATGCCCTCGAGGATGGTGTTCATGGTCTTGGTCACGTCGTCGATCTTCTTGGCTGTGTCGTGCAGGGTCTTGAAGTCGACGTTCTTCGTGATGAAGATCACGCGCACATTCGTGATGTTCGGGTTTTTCTTATACTGCCGGATAAAGTCGCAGCCGACCTTGTAAAACGAGATGCCCTTCTTGATGGCCTTCTTGCTCACGCGGATCTGCTCGCGGCTGCTCTCGGGCGAGACGCGCATCATGTATCCGTCCGGGAAGACATGGTACTTCACGAACTCGATGTTGCGGATGGCGGTGTAAGTCGCGTCTTTGTTCTCGACGTCGATGTCCTTGACGCCGAGTATCACGAGGCGGGCAAATGGCACGTCGCCCTTGATTTCCTTCATATCCGGGCCGTAGAGCAGCACCTCGTCCGCCGGGACGAGACTGCTGTCGGACGTGACGCAGGTGAAGTTCACGGCGTCGTTCGCGCCGCCGCCGAGCTCATACGCAGCGTCGCGCAGGAGCACGAGCTCGCTCTCGCCGTTATCTTTCCACGCATCGCGCTCTTTATAGGCCCACTTCTGCGTCGGCGCGCCGAGCAGGTCGGTCGTTTCGCGAATAAAGCTGTCGTACAGTTCCATATCCTTCATGTTGTTCCCTCCTCAAAAAATGCCCAGGTTGTGCAGCGCCTGGTGGACACCGACCATGATGTTGGAGTCCTCCGGCAGCTCGAACACGCTCTTGCCATGGATGTCGTTGGCAGCGTGGATCGGATCGGTGGGGATGTAGGCGAGCACGTCCACCCCGTCGAGCTTGACGAGATCGTTCATGCTCGGGTCGACCACGCGGTTGACGATCATGCCGATGCGCTCGTAGGTGATGAGGTCATCGGCCGCCTCCTTGATCTCACGGCAAACGTTCACGCCCTTGGCGCTCTGGTCGGTGACGAGGACCAGGTGCGAGACCTGCTCCATGACGCGGCGGCTGATCTGCTCGATGCCGGCCTCGCCGTCGATGACCACATAATCGAAATCATTGGCGAGCATGCTGATGACTTCCTTGAGGTAGGAGTTGACCGAGCAGTAGCACCCGGCGGCCTCCGGACGGCCGATGGCCAGGAAGGCGAAGCCGTCGCACTCGACCATGGTGTCAAAGATGCGGAAGCGCGCCTCGTTGAGCACCTCGATGGCCTGGCGGTACTCGCCGCGCTCCGAGGTCTCGATCACTTCGTTGCGGATGTCGTCGATCGTGTGCTCGACGTGCACGCCCAGCGCCGTGGACAGGCCCACGGCCGGGTCTGCGTCGATGGCGAGGATGCGCTTGCCGGGGAAGGCCTCCACCAGCTCGCGGACGATCGCCGAGCACAGAGAGGTCTTGCCGACGCCGCCCTTGCCGGCGACTGCGATGATCTTGGCTTTCGTTTTGTTTTCTTCCATAGTGCGTTCCCTCCTGACGGCTGAAAAATTTGCGGAAGCTGCGGCTTCGATTGCATCCATCCTACCACAGATCCGGCAGATCTTTCTGTGTCCAGGTCACAAACCTGCCCCAACACAGGATGTCATTCCCAGACACATGCGCCGTTTTCTTTGATTTTTCGACAAAAATGGAGATAATCGTTATTTTTTGTCCAGATTGCAAAAAAAGAATTGCGAAATTTATCACGTATTAGTATAATGTTTTGCATGACCTCGCGTCAAGTGCTTGTTGCAAATTTCACGAGCAAGAATTCACTTTTTATTCTCAAAGGAGAACCCTATGCGCGGCATTGAAACCGGAAAAGTACGTATCCGTCACGAAGTATTCACGGAGATCGCCCGAATGGCCTATGAGGGCGGCGATTACGCAAAGCGGCTCGAAGAGCTGCCGTTCAAGATCATCCCCGGTGAGATCGGTTCCTACCGGGACAGTCTGTTTCTCGAGCGCGCCGTCGTCGGCGAGCGGCTGCGGCTGGCCATGGGGCTGCCGCTGCGCAAGTTTTCGGAGTTTTCCCTGCTCTCGGACGGCGTGGAAAAGGCGCTCGACCCGGAGATCTACTACGAAAAACCGCTCATCAACGTCATCAAGTTCGCGTGCAACCGCTGCCCGGACAACGTTGTGAAGATCACGAATGTGTGCCAGGGCTGTCTGGAGCATCCGTGCATGTCGGTCTGCCCGCGGCAGGCCATCTCGCGGCAGAACGGCCAGGCCCACATCG from Clostridiales bacterium carries:
- a CDS encoding DUF1643 domain-containing protein; amino-acid sequence: MHIPKGASQTCALLTFDDALHYTRHDDYDAARWLYVPPYYTEYRYILGTRGENPLICIGINPSTAQPGDLDNTLKSVERIALGNGYDSFTMFNVYPQRATDPNAMDTTFNRALHEQNMAAFRYVLGQYAPGNRPAVWAAWGTLIEKRPYLFDALEEMLAIGEEFHAQWLTFGPRSKAGHPHHPLYLRRDSVPEPFDVRAYCAVQRARLK
- a CDS encoding AAA family ATPase → MEENKTKAKIIAVAGKGGVGKTSLCSAIVRELVEAFPGKRILAIDADPAVGLSTALGVHVEHTIDDIRNEVIETSERGEYRQAIEVLNEARFRIFDTMVECDGFAFLAIGRPEAAGCYCSVNSYLKEVISMLANDFDYVVIDGEAGIEQISRRVMEQVSHLVLVTDQSAKGVNVCREIKEAADDLITYERIGMIVNRVVDPSMNDLVKLDGVDVLAYIPTDPIHAANDIHGKSVFELPEDSNIMVGVHQALHNLGIF
- a CDS encoding carbon monoxide dehydrogenase, coding for MKDMELYDSFIRETTDLLGAPTQKWAYKERDAWKDNGESELVLLRDAAYELGGGANDAVNFTCVTSDSSLVPADEVLLYGPDMKEIKGDVPFARLVILGVKDIDVENKDATYTAIRNIEFVKYHVFPDGYMMRVSPESSREQIRVSKKAIKKGISFYKVGCDFIRQYKKNPNITNVRVIFITKNVDFKTLHDTAKKIDDVTKTMNTILEGMPEDLDCASCSFKPVCDEVEGLKELHFGKAGKKAPKA
- the truA gene encoding tRNA pseudouridine(38-40) synthase TruA, whose amino-acid sequence is MPNFRMTLSYDGTRYNGWQRQGNTPDTIQGRLEAALSDLLAQPVEVAGSGRTDAGVHARMQTASFRAKTDLPAPELLRQLRARLPGDIGVLTLEETAPRFHARLSCRGKTYVYRVWNSETPNVFERRYVCTLPQPLDTAAMQRAAAPLCGRHDYTSFCANRRMKKSAVRTVDTITVERRGEEVRLTFSGDGFLYHMVRILTGTLLEVGLGQRDADTMPDILAAHDRSAAGATAPARGLILWETRYAHTHPKTGKEKRE
- a CDS encoding DUF5714 domain-containing protein, which codes for MKEECLICGAPLEYLETDVQMQCEICRKKELAKTRCVNGHYVCSDCHMQGLDSIVELCLRETACDPIAIVERMMALPSCHMHGPEHHVMVGAALLTAYHNAGGDIDLSDALMEMLRRGKSVPGGACGFWGACGAGISTGMFVSIISGSTPLTDEPFALSHKMTAAALGQIGEIGGPRCCKRDSFLSILTAIDFVKEHFGIALQKPEVVCRYAAQNNQCIGKRCPFSAANRTAK
- a CDS encoding SdpI family protein, which gives rise to MGFWIFMLIMDLLLPFTMIGFGRYFMKKAPKEINSVFGYRTSMSMKNKDTWEFAHKYCGKVWYVCGMVMLPITVIFMILVIGKNEDCVGSIGGIICGVQLVPLIGSILPTEIALKKNFDKNGTRR
- a CDS encoding iron-only hydrogenase system regulator; translated protein: METRVALIGIIVENSESTAQLNALLHDAGQYIIGRMGLPYRAKGVSIISVVLDAPQDVISALAGRIGRLPGVSAKTAYSKPFPPAGD